In Halobacterium noricense, the genomic stretch GACGTCACCGAGCGCGTCTACGAGGGCGTCGGCCACGAGGTCACCGACGACGAGTTCGCGGTTGTCGGGCCGTGGATCGACGGTATCGTCGGCGACGAGGCCTGAGACGCCACTCTGAGCGCATCGTTACAGGCGGCCGACTAGTCGGCGACACGCGTGTCACCCGGTGGCCCGCGTATCGCCAAACGTACAAGTAGGTTCCGCGACGAACCAAGTAACGTTGTGAAAGCTACTATCCAGACGTCAGCCGACGCGGCTGCATCGCTCGACGACCACGCCGACTTCGACGCGGAGGTGTCGGCCTGATGGCGGCCGCCGACGTCCTCCTGCTGGTCGCGCGCGTGCTGTACGGCGGCGTCCTCGCGTTCATGGGCCTCAACCACTTCATGCAACTCGAAGGGATGACTGGCTACGCCCAGCACAAGGGCCTCCCGGCGCCGAAGTTCTCGGTGCTCGCGTCCGGTGCGGTGCTCGTACTCGGCGGCCTCTCGGTCGCCGCGGGCGTCCTGCCGGTCGTCGGTGCCGTCGCACTCGCCGGGTTCCTCCTGGTCTCCGCGCTCACCATGCACGACTTCTGGGCGGTCCCCGAAGACCAACAGCAGGACGAGATGACCGGCTTCCTGAAGAACGTCGCCCTCGCGGGCGGCGCGCTCGCCATCGCCGCGTACGCCACGACCGGGTGGGCGTACAGCGTCGGCATCACTCTCTTGTAACTCGGCACCCCCGAGTCGCCACGCGCGTTTCGCAGTCCGGGTTCGTCGTCCAGCCTCGTTCTCACTAGCTCGACGGATGGAATTATGTTCGCTTCGCGAGTATACGCCGCGCATACGAAAGTAACAACTCCTCATGTGATGAACGTCCAGTAATAAACTGTATTTATTGAGGAATCGGTTGGATTGTCCTTATATATTCAGTATAATTCTATCGTCATGCCATTCGATTAGGCGTTTATACGTTAACGTTTAGTGTAGGAGCGTGGTGTCCAGCGATGTGACGTATTTAATGCCCGAACGTGTAGCAATCTCGGAGATTAATAGTCGTATTATGCAAGAATTACACAGTTCACTGAACGCAGTTCCGGCTGCGGCAGGTGTGGAGGGGCGCGACGATGCTTGAGGGGGCACTCCTCGCGCAGGCGGACGCCGGCACCATCGTCGACGGCGTCAACACCGTCTGGACGCTCGTGGTCTGCTTCCTCATCTTCTTCATGCAGCCTGGCTTCGCGCTGCTGGAGGCGGGGCAGGTACGCGCGAAGAACGTCGCCAACGTCCTCATGAAGAACCTCATGGACTGGGGGATGGGCGTACTCGTGTTCTTCGTGCTCGGGCTCGGTGTCTTCGGGCTCGCGGGGGCTCTCACGACGCCCGGGGCGGAAGTGAGCGTCTCCGCGGCGTTCGCGTACGTCAACGACCCGAGCGCGTGGATCGGCTCGTACCTGTTCAGCGCCGTGTTCGCGATGACCGCGGCGACCATCGTCAGCGGGGCGGTCGCCGAGCGCATCAAATTCAAGGCGTACGTCTTCTACTCCATCGGCCTCACGGCGTTCATCTACCCGGTCGTCGCCGGGTTCGCGTGGGGCGGCAACGGCCTGCTGTCGAGCGCGGGCTACGTCGGTCAGGCCATCGGTGCCGGCTTCCTCGACTTCGCGGGCGCGACCGTCGTCCACATGCTCGGCGGCATCGCCGGCCTCGTCGGCGCGTACATGGTCGGCCCGCGCCGCGGTCGCTACGACTCCGACGGCAACAGTCAGCCGATTCCCGGTCACTCCATCACGCTGGCCGTGCTCGGGACGTTCATCCTCGCGTTCGGCTGGTACGGTTTCAACGTCGGCACGCAAGCGGCAGTGCTCAGCGTCACGGACGGCGCGCTCTCGTTCAACGGTG encodes the following:
- a CDS encoding ammonium transporter, with protein sequence MLEGALLAQADAGTIVDGVNTVWTLVVCFLIFFMQPGFALLEAGQVRAKNVANVLMKNLMDWGMGVLVFFVLGLGVFGLAGALTTPGAEVSVSAAFAYVNDPSAWIGSYLFSAVFAMTAATIVSGAVAERIKFKAYVFYSIGLTAFIYPVVAGFAWGGNGLLSSAGYVGQAIGAGFLDFAGATVVHMLGGIAGLVGAYMVGPRRGRYDSDGNSQPIPGHSITLAVLGTFILAFGWYGFNVGTQAAVLSVTDGALSFNGDALGRVALNTTLGMGGGAVAAALVTGWSDGKPDPLFTASGLLAGLVAVTGAVPHVTWVGGLVLGIIGGAQAPIVYRWVTDTLKIDDVAAVFPVHGSAGAIGTLLIPVFAVDGFSASQFLMQAVGIGVIVVWTVVTTAIVFKIADVAVGLRPDEDDEDIGLDRSEHGYTAYPEFVDTAGDGGVTVTSGDSGAMATDGSGVNEDD
- a CDS encoding DoxX family protein, with the translated sequence MAAADVLLLVARVLYGGVLAFMGLNHFMQLEGMTGYAQHKGLPAPKFSVLASGAVLVLGGLSVAAGVLPVVGAVALAGFLLVSALTMHDFWAVPEDQQQDEMTGFLKNVALAGGALAIAAYATTGWAYSVGITLL